One genomic window of Ilyobacter polytropus DSM 2926 includes the following:
- a CDS encoding phosphate acyltransferase, whose protein sequence is MDAESDTFAASKGVEIIIGKKADFMMKGKIQTSDLLKAVVDKKNGLGKSRIMSHVSILEIPTYHKILAVSDGGMVICPSLEEKKQILENTLEVFLSLGYENPKVAVLAAIEKVNPKMKETLDGEALKNMYINKEIENCIIEGPISYDLAISMESANIKGYKSPVAGDADILLAPDITTGNILSKSLVYSGKARMAGFIIGAKVPIALTSRGASSEQKYLSLVICSAMF, encoded by the coding sequence ATTGACGCAGAATCAGATACTTTTGCAGCATCTAAAGGTGTAGAGATAATAATAGGTAAGAAGGCGGACTTTATGATGAAAGGGAAAATTCAGACATCCGATCTCTTGAAAGCTGTGGTTGACAAAAAAAACGGACTTGGTAAAAGTCGAATAATGTCTCATGTCTCTATTTTGGAAATACCTACATATCATAAAATTTTGGCTGTAAGTGACGGTGGTATGGTAATCTGTCCCAGTTTAGAAGAAAAAAAACAGATATTAGAGAATACCCTTGAGGTTTTTTTGTCTTTAGGTTATGAAAATCCAAAAGTAGCAGTGCTTGCAGCAATTGAAAAAGTAAATCCTAAAATGAAAGAAACTCTTGACGGAGAAGCCTTGAAAAATATGTACATAAATAAAGAGATAGAAAACTGTATAATCGAAGGACCTATTTCTTACGATCTGGCAATATCGATGGAATCAGCCAATATAAAGGGATACAAAAGTCCTGTAGCAGGTGATGCTGATATTCTTTTAGCACCGGATATTACCACAGGAAACATTTTGTCAAAATCTTTGGTTTATTCTGGAAAGGCAAGGATGGCAGGGTTTATAATTGGAGCAAAAGTTCCTATAGCTCTTACTTCTAGAGGTGCATCTTCAGAGCAAAAATATTTATCTCTGGTTATATGTTCGGCTATGTTTTAA